A single Thermoanaerobacter uzonensis DSM 18761 DNA region contains:
- a CDS encoding CTP synthase has translation MAKYIFVTGGVVSSLGKGITAASLGRLLKSRGISVAVQKFDPYINIDPGTMSPYQHGEVFVTEDGAETDLDLGHYERFIDINLTKNSNVTAGKVYWTVITKERKGDYLGATVQVIPHITNEIKERVYRVAKEKNVDVVITEIGGTVGDIESLPFLEAIRQVAIEQGRENVMFIHVTLVPHLGKTGELKTKPTQHSVKELRSIGIQPDMIVCRTELPLTQDLKEKIALFCNVSVEAVIENRDVESIYQVPLELERQKVDEYVLKRLNLPIGESDLKEWREYVEREKNPTRQVEVALVGKYVDLHDAYISVVEALKHAGVYHRAAVNIRWVNAEHVNDETVEKLLKGADGILVPGGFGDRGIEGKIRAIQYARENKIPYLGLCLGMQCAVIEFARNVAGLKGANSTEFDPDTSHPVIDLMPEQKDIDEKGGTMRLGVYPCKVIEGTKAYEAYKDELIYERHRHRYEFNNQYRELLTSKGLVLSGLSPDERLVEMIELKDHPYFVASQFHPEFKSRPLKPHPLFRDFIGAMLKEKE, from the coding sequence ATGGCGAAATATATTTTTGTAACAGGAGGAGTTGTGTCTTCCTTAGGCAAAGGCATAACTGCTGCATCACTTGGTAGGCTTTTAAAAAGTCGTGGCATATCAGTTGCTGTTCAAAAATTTGACCCTTATATAAACATAGACCCTGGTACCATGAGTCCATACCAACATGGTGAAGTTTTTGTTACAGAAGATGGGGCGGAGACAGACTTAGACCTTGGTCATTATGAGAGGTTTATAGACATTAACCTTACCAAAAATAGCAATGTAACTGCAGGTAAAGTGTACTGGACTGTCATCACAAAAGAGAGAAAAGGGGATTATCTTGGTGCCACAGTTCAAGTAATACCTCACATAACGAACGAAATTAAAGAAAGAGTATACAGAGTTGCAAAAGAAAAAAATGTGGACGTAGTAATAACAGAAATTGGTGGTACAGTAGGAGACATAGAAAGCCTTCCTTTCCTTGAAGCTATAAGACAAGTGGCAATTGAACAAGGAAGAGAAAATGTCATGTTTATTCATGTGACATTAGTACCTCATCTCGGAAAGACGGGAGAATTAAAAACAAAACCTACTCAACACAGCGTAAAAGAACTGCGTTCAATAGGTATTCAACCCGATATGATTGTATGCAGAACAGAACTTCCTCTTACGCAAGATTTAAAAGAAAAAATTGCACTCTTTTGTAACGTAAGCGTAGAAGCTGTCATAGAAAATAGGGATGTAGAATCAATTTATCAAGTGCCTTTGGAACTAGAGAGGCAAAAAGTAGACGAATACGTGTTAAAAAGGTTGAATTTGCCTATTGGAGAATCGGACTTAAAAGAATGGAGAGAATACGTGGAAAGAGAAAAGAACCCCACAAGACAGGTAGAAGTAGCTTTGGTGGGAAAATACGTTGACCTTCATGATGCTTATATAAGTGTTGTAGAAGCATTAAAACATGCGGGAGTTTATCATAGAGCTGCTGTGAATATAAGGTGGGTAAATGCTGAGCATGTAAATGATGAGACAGTGGAAAAACTTTTAAAAGGAGCAGACGGTATATTAGTGCCGGGAGGATTTGGTGATAGAGGCATTGAAGGCAAAATAAGAGCTATCCAGTATGCAAGGGAGAACAAAATTCCTTACCTTGGATTGTGCCTTGGGATGCAGTGTGCTGTAATAGAATTTGCGAGAAATGTAGCAGGACTAAAAGGAGCTAATTCTACAGAGTTTGACCCGGATACTTCCCATCCTGTAATAGACCTCATGCCTGAACAAAAAGACATAGATGAAAAAGGCGGTACAATGAGATTGGGGGTGTATCCTTGTAAAGTAATTGAAGGGACAAAAGCTTATGAAGCCTATAAAGACGAATTAATTTATGAAAGACATAGGCATAGATACGAGTTCAATAACCAATATCGGGAACTTTTAACCTCAAAAGGCCTTGTACTTTCAGGGCTTTCTCCTGATGAGAGGCTGGTTGAAATGATAGAATTAAAAGACCATCCTTATTTTGTGGCATCCCAATTCCACCCGGAATTCAAGTCAAGACCTTTAAAACCTCATCCATTATTTAGAGATTTTATAGGAGCAATGTTAAAAGAGAAAGAGTAA
- a CDS encoding type II toxin-antitoxin system Phd/YefM family antitoxin, whose translation MEEVIGVDKLRPKLGEYLEKVEKGDVIIVSSRSEPKGVIISYSMYNQLKELEKKAKQLEIMQILNEFRSKAETAGLSEEDVQKEIEEARKCGQ comes from the coding sequence ATGGAAGAAGTCATTGGAGTAGACAAATTAAGACCCAAATTAGGTGAATATTTAGAAAAAGTAGAAAAAGGCGATGTGATAATAGTTTCTTCTCGATCTGAACCCAAAGGAGTTATAATAAGTTATTCTATGTACAATCAATTAAAAGAACTTGAAAAGAAGGCAAAACAATTAGAGATTATGCAAATTTTAAACGAATTTAGAAGTAAAGCCGAAACAGCAGGCTTATCTGAAGAAGACGTACAAAAAGAGATAGAGGAAGCACGAAAATGCGGGCAGTAA
- a CDS encoding putative toxin-antitoxin system toxin component, PIN family: MRAVIDTNVLISAFISKKSYPAKVIDYWVLNKFNPVVSKEIVEEYADVLTRDKFAVFGTIERRLDLLNRLLSFDWVLFVYPKQKIEVIKEDPKDNIFLECALEGSCDFIVTGDNHLLQLKEYKNIKIVKAEEFVTIL, from the coding sequence ATGCGGGCAGTAATTGATACTAATGTTTTAATTTCAGCTTTTATTAGCAAAAAAAGCTATCCTGCAAAAGTTATCGATTACTGGGTCTTAAATAAATTTAACCCGGTAGTAAGTAAAGAAATTGTGGAAGAATATGCTGATGTATTGACACGAGATAAGTTTGCTGTTTTTGGCACTATTGAGAGAAGACTTGACTTGCTAAATAGGCTTTTATCTTTTGATTGGGTTTTATTTGTATATCCAAAACAAAAAATAGAGGTTATAAAAGAAGACCCAAAAGATAATATTTTCTTAGAGTGTGCTTTAGAAGGAAGTTGTGACTTCATAGTCACAGGTGACAATCATTTGCTTCAACTTAAAGAGTATAAAAATATTAAAATAGTGAAAGCAGAAGAATTTGTAACCATATTGTAA